One window from the genome of Trabulsiella odontotermitis encodes:
- a CDS encoding small-conductance mechanosensitive channel MscS, producing MEDLNVVDSINNAGSWLVRNQALLLSYAVNIVAALAIIIVGMIAARIISNTVNRLMVSRKIDATVADFLSALARYAIIAFTLIAALGRVGVQTASVIAVLGAAGLAVGLALQGSLSNLAAGVLLVMFRPFRAGEYVDLGGVAGTVLNVQIFSTTMRTVDGKIVVIPNGKIIAGNIINFSREPVRRNEFIIGVAYDSDIDLVKQLVKQILESDDRILKDREMTVRLNELGASSVNFVIRAWSKSSDLQEVYWDVLERIKRDFDANGISFPYPQMDVNFKRPQKDIAE from the coding sequence ATGGAAGATTTAAATGTTGTCGACAGTATCAACAATGCGGGCTCCTGGCTGGTGCGCAACCAGGCGCTGCTGCTGAGTTATGCCGTCAACATCGTCGCCGCGCTGGCGATTATTATTGTCGGGATGATTGCGGCGCGGATTATCTCCAACACCGTTAACCGCCTGATGGTGTCGCGTAAAATTGATGCCACAGTCGCAGACTTTCTCTCTGCGCTGGCGCGCTACGCGATTATCGCCTTCACGTTGATTGCCGCGCTGGGCCGCGTCGGGGTACAAACCGCGTCGGTGATCGCGGTGCTCGGTGCCGCTGGTCTGGCCGTGGGTCTCGCGTTGCAGGGCTCGTTGTCTAACCTCGCCGCTGGCGTACTGCTGGTGATGTTCCGTCCGTTCCGCGCGGGTGAGTATGTTGATCTCGGTGGCGTTGCGGGCACAGTGCTGAACGTGCAGATTTTCTCCACCACCATGCGCACCGTTGACGGTAAAATCGTGGTGATCCCGAACGGGAAAATCATCGCCGGTAACATTATCAACTTCTCCCGCGAGCCGGTGCGCCGTAATGAATTTATCATTGGCGTGGCGTATGACTCGGATATTGATCTGGTGAAACAACTGGTGAAGCAGATCCTCGAGTCTGACGATCGTATTCTTAAAGATCGTGAGATGACGGTGCGTCTGAATGAGCTGGGTGCGTCGTCGGTGAATTTTGTGATCCGCGCCTGGAGCAAGAGCAGTGATCTACAGGAGGTTTACTGGGACGTGCTGGAGCGCATCAAGCGTGACTTTGATGCCAACGGCATCAGCTTCCCGTATCCGCAAATGGACGTCAATTTCAAACGTCCGCAAAAGGACATTGCTGAGTAA
- a CDS encoding 5-formyltetrahydrofolate cyclo-ligase, translating to MTQLPETPLSRQDIRQHIRQRRRALTSQQQQHFAQQAAARMMAYSPVVMAHTVALFLSFDGELDTQPLIEQLWRAGKRVYLPVLHPFSPGNLLFLHYHPHSELVVNRLKIQEPRLDVRDVLPLNRLDVLITPLVAFDAEGQRLGMGGGFYDRTLQCWQQHGLHPVGYAHDCQQVDALPTAQWDIPLPAVVTPSKLWLWPESGQR from the coding sequence ATGACTCAACTCCCTGAAACACCCTTATCCAGACAAGACATCCGCCAGCACATCCGGCAACGTCGTCGCGCATTGACCTCGCAACAACAACAGCATTTCGCCCAACAGGCTGCCGCCCGCATGATGGCGTATTCGCCCGTGGTGATGGCGCATACCGTCGCGCTGTTTCTCTCTTTTGATGGTGAACTGGATACGCAACCGCTGATTGAACAACTCTGGCGCGCCGGAAAACGCGTTTACCTGCCGGTGCTCCATCCGTTCAGCCCGGGTAATCTGCTGTTCCTGCACTATCATCCGCACAGCGAGCTGGTGGTCAATCGTCTGAAAATCCAGGAGCCGAGACTCGACGTGCGCGACGTGTTGCCCCTGAATCGCCTTGATGTGTTGATAACCCCGCTGGTGGCGTTTGATGCCGAAGGCCAGCGCCTGGGCATGGGCGGCGGTTTTTACGACCGCACACTGCAATGCTGGCAACAGCATGGTCTGCACCCGGTGGGTTACGCCCATGATTGTCAGCAGGTGGATGCCCTGCCGACAGCGCAATGGGATATCCCCCTGCCCGCCGTCGTTACGCCATCAAAGCTGTGGCTGTGGCCTGAATCGGGTCAACGCTAA
- a CDS encoding oxidative stress defense protein: MKFNVMALAAFIGLSGMSVQATELPDGPHIVTSGTASVDAVPDIATLAIEVNIAAKDAATAKKQADDRVAQYLSFLEQNGVAKKDISSANLRTQPDYDYQNGKSILKGYRAVRTVEVTLRQLDKLNALLDGALKAGLNEIRSVSLGVAQPEAYKDKARKAAIDDAVHQAQQLASGFNGKLGPVYSIRYHVSNYQPSPMVRMMKADAAPVSAQETYEQPTIQFDDQVDVVFQLEPAGATAATQQPKAQ; the protein is encoded by the coding sequence GTGAAGTTTAACGTGATGGCCCTTGCGGCATTCATTGGTTTAAGTGGCATGTCGGTACAGGCAACTGAATTGCCGGACGGTCCGCACATTGTCACCTCAGGGACGGCAAGTGTCGATGCAGTGCCGGATATCGCCACCCTGGCGATTGAAGTGAACATTGCGGCAAAAGACGCCGCGACGGCGAAGAAACAGGCTGACGACCGCGTTGCGCAGTATCTCTCTTTCCTCGAACAGAACGGGGTCGCGAAAAAGGACATCAGCTCCGCTAACCTGCGTACACAACCGGATTACGACTATCAGAACGGCAAAAGCATTCTCAAAGGCTACCGTGCAGTACGTACCGTTGAAGTGACGCTGCGCCAGCTCGACAAGCTGAATGCACTGCTGGATGGCGCGCTGAAAGCGGGGCTGAACGAGATCCGTTCCGTATCGCTGGGCGTTGCGCAACCGGAAGCCTACAAAGACAAAGCACGTAAAGCGGCGATTGATGACGCGGTGCATCAGGCGCAGCAACTGGCCTCTGGTTTTAACGGCAAGCTGGGCCCGGTTTACAGCATTCGTTATCACGTTTCCAACTATCAGCCGAGCCCGATGGTACGGATGATGAAAGCAGATGCCGCGCCGGTATCTGCCCAGGAAACGTATGAACAGCCGACGATCCAGTTCGACGACCAGGTCGATGTGGTCTTCCAGCTGGAGCCTGCTGGTGCAACGGCTGCAACGCAGCAGCCAAAAGCACAGTAA
- a CDS encoding DUF1116 domain-containing protein yields the protein MYSSIAQANEAIIERIKAARPHWIAVRPAKEAVPVLAQGRKLLHAGPPITWKEMTGPMRGACIGAAMFEGWAMREEDAVTLLEQGEVEFIPCHHVGAVGPMGGITSATMPVLVVRDVVHGNQSCCNLNEGIGKVMRFGAYGEDVQQRLRWMRDTLAPVLQDALSQMENGVDLTAMMAQAITMGDEFHQRNIAASSLLLRELSPVIARLNRDKNEIADVLQFLSVTDQFFLNLAMAYSKAVMDAAAEIKAGSVVTAMTRNGREFGIRVSGTGDRWFTAPVNTPQGLFFTGYSQDDANPDIGDSAITETLGIGGAAMIAAPGVTRFVGAGGMGAALETSEEMAEIYLDHNPLFQIPSWDFKGACLGLDIRRVVETGITPLINTGIAHREAGIGQVGAGTVRAPLLCFEKALEALAELHHISA from the coding sequence ATGTATTCATCTATTGCACAGGCTAATGAAGCCATCATTGAGAGAATCAAAGCGGCGCGTCCACACTGGATAGCGGTACGTCCGGCAAAAGAGGCAGTGCCTGTGCTGGCTCAGGGGCGTAAGTTACTGCACGCCGGTCCGCCGATTACGTGGAAAGAGATGACCGGACCGATGCGCGGCGCCTGCATTGGCGCGGCGATGTTTGAAGGGTGGGCAATGCGTGAAGAAGATGCGGTAACCCTACTGGAACAGGGGGAAGTCGAATTCATTCCGTGTCACCACGTGGGGGCAGTCGGCCCGATGGGGGGGATCACTTCAGCGACCATGCCGGTGCTGGTCGTGCGCGATGTCGTTCACGGCAATCAGTCCTGCTGCAACCTGAATGAAGGGATTGGCAAAGTCATGCGTTTTGGCGCCTACGGTGAAGACGTACAGCAGCGTCTGCGCTGGATGCGCGATACGCTGGCGCCGGTACTTCAGGATGCGTTAAGCCAGATGGAAAATGGTGTCGATCTGACCGCCATGATGGCGCAGGCCATCACCATGGGGGATGAATTCCACCAGCGTAACATCGCCGCCTCTTCACTGTTGCTGCGCGAGCTGTCGCCGGTTATCGCCCGACTGAACCGCGATAAAAACGAAATCGCCGACGTACTGCAGTTTCTGAGCGTGACCGATCAGTTCTTCCTCAACCTGGCGATGGCCTACAGCAAAGCGGTGATGGATGCTGCGGCGGAAATCAAAGCCGGTTCGGTGGTGACCGCGATGACGCGTAACGGCCGTGAGTTCGGGATCCGCGTCAGTGGTACCGGTGATCGCTGGTTTACCGCACCGGTTAACACTCCGCAGGGGCTGTTCTTCACAGGCTACAGCCAGGACGACGCCAACCCGGATATCGGCGACAGTGCCATTACCGAAACGCTCGGTATTGGCGGCGCGGCAATGATCGCGGCACCTGGCGTTACGCGCTTCGTGGGAGCAGGCGGCATGGGCGCGGCGCTGGAAACTTCCGAAGAGATGGCGGAAATTTACCTCGACCACAACCCGCTGTTCCAGATCCCGTCCTGGGATTTCAAAGGCGCGTGTCTGGGGCTGGATATACGCCGGGTCGTGGAAACGGGTATCACACCGCTCATTAATACCGGGATTGCCCACCGCGAGGCAGGGATTGGTCAGGTAGGTGCCGGTACTGTGCGTGCGCCGCTGTTGTGCTTCGAAAAAGCCTTAGAAGCGCTGGCGGAGCTGCATCACATCAGTGCCTGA
- a CDS encoding acyl-CoA synthetase FdrA, with protein sequence MIYAFIKKGSFQDSVSLMIISRKLSERPEVDQVSVMMGTPANKSMLDSTGFWHDDFTGATPNDICVAVRTEQEQPGILELIREQLEKELSDIASASGNSRQLIKARRWESACQKLPQANLLLVSVAGEYAADVAREGLQAGKNVMMFSDNVPLAQEVELKKLAQSRGLIVMGPDCGTAMIAGSPLAFANVLPRGDIGVIGASGTGIQEITSQIALHQQGITHAIGLGGRDLSADVGGISALTALDMLAGDDATQVIAFVSKPPAPAVRERILTAMQQLKKPVVALFLGTRPEHRREGNVWLANSLSDAAHLAVLLSRVAQQRQAQPAVAGKAICGLYAGGTLAAEAAMLLSASLNIPLSADHPNGVMLENGGHRIVDLGDDSYTLGRPHPMIDPTTRSIEIEKLAATPQTSVLLLDVVLGYGACDDPAGAVVEAIEKVNAQRGASAPLVTIATLTGTEQDPQGRNGQAEKLRAAGIAVVETLEEAVLLAVSLIQPSQNPHDNTHFALLDGVQVINAGLRSFALDLQSSGTPVVHYQWAPVAGGNARLASLLKQLR encoded by the coding sequence ATGATTTACGCCTTTATTAAGAAGGGAAGTTTTCAGGACTCGGTGAGTCTGATGATTATTTCCCGCAAACTCAGTGAACGCCCGGAAGTTGATCAGGTTTCGGTCATGATGGGAACACCGGCAAATAAATCGATGCTCGATTCTACCGGTTTCTGGCATGACGATTTTACCGGGGCGACCCCGAATGACATCTGCGTCGCTGTGCGGACCGAACAAGAACAACCCGGGATCCTTGAGCTGATTCGTGAGCAACTCGAAAAAGAGCTGAGCGACATTGCCAGCGCGTCCGGCAATTCCCGCCAGCTTATCAAAGCCCGGCGCTGGGAAAGTGCCTGTCAGAAACTGCCGCAGGCCAATTTGCTGCTGGTGTCCGTTGCCGGTGAATACGCCGCCGACGTGGCGCGGGAAGGATTACAGGCGGGTAAAAACGTCATGATGTTCTCTGACAACGTGCCGCTGGCACAGGAAGTGGAACTCAAAAAACTGGCGCAGTCGCGCGGGCTTATCGTTATGGGACCGGATTGTGGCACGGCGATGATCGCCGGCAGTCCTCTGGCGTTTGCCAACGTGTTGCCCCGCGGAGATATAGGCGTCATTGGCGCCTCCGGGACAGGGATTCAGGAAATTACCTCACAGATTGCGTTGCATCAGCAGGGGATCACCCATGCCATCGGTCTCGGCGGACGTGATCTCAGCGCTGACGTTGGCGGTATCAGCGCCCTGACGGCGCTGGATATGCTGGCGGGCGATGACGCCACACAGGTGATCGCTTTCGTCTCCAAACCCCCGGCGCCCGCCGTGCGCGAACGTATTCTCACCGCCATGCAGCAACTGAAAAAGCCAGTGGTGGCGCTGTTCCTCGGCACCAGGCCGGAACACCGTCGCGAAGGCAACGTCTGGCTGGCGAACTCGCTGTCCGATGCGGCTCACCTGGCCGTGCTGTTGTCCCGTGTGGCGCAACAGCGGCAGGCGCAACCTGCCGTTGCCGGAAAAGCCATTTGTGGACTTTATGCGGGCGGTACGCTGGCCGCCGAAGCGGCGATGCTGCTCTCTGCCAGCCTGAATATTCCGCTAAGCGCCGATCACCCGAACGGCGTGATGCTGGAAAACGGGGGGCATCGCATTGTTGATCTTGGGGATGACAGCTACACCCTTGGTCGTCCGCATCCGATGATCGATCCCACCACCCGCAGTATCGAAATAGAAAAACTGGCGGCTACGCCGCAGACCAGCGTGCTGCTGCTCGACGTGGTGCTCGGCTATGGCGCTTGTGACGACCCTGCCGGTGCAGTGGTGGAAGCCATTGAGAAGGTGAATGCGCAGCGCGGCGCATCGGCACCGCTGGTGACGATTGCCACGCTTACCGGGACCGAACAGGATCCGCAAGGCCGCAACGGTCAGGCCGAAAAACTGCGCGCCGCCGGGATTGCCGTCGTAGAAACGCTGGAAGAGGCCGTGCTGCTGGCTGTGAGCCTTATCCAGCCATCGCAAAACCCGCACGACAACACACATTTTGCACTGCTTGATGGCGTTCAGGTCATCAACGCTGGTCTGCGCAGTTTCGCGCTGGATCTGCAAAGCAGCGGCACCCCGGTGGTGCACTATCAATGGGCGCCTGTTGCCGGGGGCAACGCACGTCTCGCCAGTTTACTCAAACAGTTACGTTAA
- the argP gene encoding DNA-binding transcriptional regulator ArgP yields the protein MKRPDYRTLQALDAVIRERGFERAAQKLCITQSAVSQRIKQLENMFGQPLLVRTVPPRPTEQGQKLLALLRQVELLEEEWLGDEQIGSTPLLLSLAVNADSLATWLLPALATVLADSPIRLNLQVEDETRTQERLRRGEVVGAVSIQPQALPSCLVDQLGALDYLFVASKPFAQRYFPNGVTRSALLKAPAVAFDHLDDMHQAFLQQHFDLPPGSVPCHIVNSSEAFVQLARQSTTCCMIPHLQIEKELASGELIDLTPGLFQRRMLYWHRFAPESRMMRRVTDALIDYGHKVLRQD from the coding sequence ATGAAACGACCTGACTACAGAACACTACAGGCGCTGGATGCCGTCATCCGGGAACGTGGCTTTGAGCGCGCGGCGCAGAAGCTGTGCATCACGCAATCCGCTGTCTCGCAGCGCATCAAGCAGCTTGAAAACATGTTCGGGCAGCCGTTGCTGGTGCGCACCGTGCCGCCACGCCCGACCGAGCAGGGGCAAAAGCTGCTGGCGCTGTTGCGTCAGGTTGAACTCCTTGAAGAGGAGTGGCTGGGCGATGAGCAAATCGGCTCCACCCCGCTGCTGCTGTCGCTGGCGGTGAACGCCGACAGTCTGGCGACCTGGCTGTTGCCCGCGCTGGCGACCGTGCTGGCCGACTCCCCGATCCGCCTGAATCTGCAGGTGGAAGACGAAACCCGTACTCAGGAGCGCTTGCGTCGGGGAGAAGTGGTGGGCGCGGTGAGTATTCAGCCGCAGGCGCTGCCAAGCTGTCTCGTCGATCAACTGGGCGCGCTGGATTATCTTTTTGTCGCCTCAAAGCCCTTTGCGCAACGCTATTTCCCGAACGGCGTAACGCGTTCAGCCCTGCTTAAAGCGCCTGCCGTGGCGTTTGACCATCTTGATGATATGCATCAGGCATTCCTGCAACAGCATTTCGATCTGCCGCCAGGCAGCGTGCCGTGCCATATCGTCAATTCATCGGAAGCTTTCGTGCAACTGGCGCGCCAGAGCACCACCTGCTGTATGATCCCGCACCTGCAGATCGAAAAAGAGCTGGCGAGCGGCGAGCTTATCGATTTGACGCCTGGTCTGTTCCAGCGCCGGATGCTCTACTGGCACCGTTTTGCGCCAGAAAGCCGTATGATGCGCCGGGTCACCGATGCGCTGATCGACTACGGGCATAAGGTATTAAGACAGGATTAA
- the rpiA gene encoding ribose-5-phosphate isomerase RpiA, translated as MTQDELKKAVGWAALQYVQPGTIVGVGTGSTAAHFIDALGTMKGQIEGAVSSSDASTEKLKSLGITVFDLNEVDRLGIYVDGADEINDHMQMIKGGGAALTREKIIASVADKFICIADASKQVAILGNFPLPVEVIPMARSAVARALVKLGGRPEYRQGVLTDNGNVILDVHGLEILDPVAMENAINGIPGVVTVGLFANRGADVALIGTADGVKTIVK; from the coding sequence ATGACGCAGGATGAACTGAAAAAAGCAGTAGGCTGGGCAGCCCTTCAATATGTACAACCGGGCACTATCGTGGGCGTGGGCACGGGCTCGACGGCGGCGCATTTTATTGATGCGCTCGGCACCATGAAAGGGCAGATTGAAGGCGCGGTTTCCAGTTCGGACGCTTCAACCGAAAAGCTGAAAAGCCTCGGGATCACCGTTTTTGATCTCAACGAAGTGGACAGGCTCGGCATCTACGTGGATGGCGCGGACGAAATCAACGACCACATGCAGATGATCAAAGGCGGCGGCGCGGCGCTGACCCGTGAAAAGATCATCGCCTCCGTGGCCGATAAATTTATCTGTATTGCCGATGCGTCCAAACAGGTGGCGATCCTCGGCAATTTCCCGCTGCCAGTGGAAGTGATCCCAATGGCTCGCAGCGCCGTCGCACGTGCGCTGGTCAAACTGGGCGGTCGCCCGGAATATCGTCAGGGCGTGTTAACCGATAACGGCAACGTGATCCTCGATGTGCATGGTCTGGAAATCCTCGACCCTGTCGCGATGGAAAACGCCATTAACGGCATTCCTGGCGTGGTGACTGTCGGGCTGTTTGCCAACCGTGGTGCGGACGTCGCGCTGATCGGCACCGCTGATGGCGTTAAAACCATCGTGAAATGA
- the allS gene encoding HTH-type transcriptional activator AllS, whose translation MLDQETIRTFIRVAETESFSRAASSLHKTPAAISYRIKTLEEQVGTQLFLRTTRSVSLTLAGQHLLEHCRQWLNWLDAMPDELQQINEGVERQVNIVINNLLYQPQAAADLLTWLHQQYPFTRFQISRQVYMGVWDSLLYDDFHLAIGVTGSESLSNNISLLPLGEIGWQFVIAASHPLAQHPAPVLSDDILRRYPAINIEDTSRTLTRRVAWLLSGQKEIKVPDLSTKLACHLSGLGVGFLPERMCRPYVESGALVARDVVNPRRPSPLSVAWKVAESGKVVSDIAALFETKNVLINGFLRMIDRPFI comes from the coding sequence ATGCTCGATCAGGAAACGATTCGTACATTTATCCGGGTAGCGGAGACGGAGAGCTTTTCCCGCGCCGCCAGTTCACTACACAAAACGCCCGCCGCGATTAGCTACCGGATCAAAACGCTGGAAGAGCAGGTAGGTACGCAGTTGTTTCTCCGTACTACGCGATCCGTCAGCCTGACTCTGGCCGGCCAGCATTTACTGGAGCATTGCCGCCAGTGGCTGAACTGGCTGGACGCCATGCCAGATGAACTGCAGCAAATTAATGAAGGCGTGGAACGGCAGGTCAATATTGTGATTAATAACCTGTTGTATCAGCCACAGGCTGCGGCAGATTTACTCACCTGGCTGCATCAACAATATCCCTTTACCCGCTTTCAGATCTCTCGCCAGGTATATATGGGGGTGTGGGACTCTCTTCTGTATGACGATTTCCACCTGGCGATTGGCGTGACGGGGTCTGAATCCCTTTCCAACAATATTTCATTATTACCGCTGGGGGAAATTGGTTGGCAATTTGTCATTGCTGCGTCGCATCCACTGGCGCAACACCCGGCGCCGGTATTGTCCGACGATATTTTGCGGCGCTATCCGGCAATTAATATCGAAGATACCTCGCGGACCTTAACGCGGCGTGTTGCCTGGCTACTCAGCGGACAAAAAGAGATCAAAGTACCGGATCTCAGTACCAAGCTGGCCTGCCACTTAAGCGGACTGGGTGTGGGTTTTCTGCCGGAGCGGATGTGTCGACCGTACGTGGAATCTGGTGCGCTGGTGGCGCGGGATGTGGTCAACCCGCGACGGCCATCGCCGTTATCTGTCGCCTGGAAAGTGGCTGAAAGCGGGAAAGTCGTTAGCGACATTGCGGCGCTGTTTGAGACTAAAAATGTGCTGATAAACGGTTTTCTGCGTATGATAGACAGACCGTTCATTTAA
- the argO gene encoding arginine exporter ArgO, with translation MLSYYFQGLALGAAMILPLGPQNAFVMNQGIRRQYHIMIALLCALSDLLLICAGIFGGSALLMQSPWLLALVTWGGVAFLLWYGFGALRTAMSNNLELASAEIMKQGRWKIIATMLAVTWLNPHVYLDTFVVLGSLGGQLDAIPRRWFAMGTVSASFLWFFGLALLAAWLAPRLRTAKAQRIINVLVGLVMWCIAFQLAKEGVTHVHALFN, from the coding sequence GTGTTATCTTATTATTTTCAAGGGCTTGCTCTTGGTGCTGCGATGATCCTGCCACTCGGCCCGCAAAACGCGTTTGTGATGAACCAGGGGATCCGCCGCCAGTACCACATCATGATCGCGCTGCTCTGCGCGTTGAGCGATCTGCTGCTGATCTGCGCTGGCATTTTTGGCGGCAGCGCGTTGCTGATGCAGTCGCCATGGCTGCTGGCACTGGTCACCTGGGGCGGTGTGGCGTTTCTGTTGTGGTACGGTTTTGGCGCGCTGAGAACCGCCATGAGCAACAACCTCGAACTGGCCAGCGCTGAGATAATGAAGCAGGGGCGCTGGAAGATCATTGCCACCATGCTGGCGGTCACCTGGCTCAACCCGCACGTCTATCTGGACACCTTCGTGGTGCTGGGCAGCCTGGGCGGACAGCTTGACGCCATCCCCAGACGCTGGTTTGCGATGGGTACCGTCAGCGCCTCGTTCCTGTGGTTCTTCGGCCTGGCATTGCTGGCGGCCTGGCTGGCGCCGCGGTTGCGGACGGCAAAAGCGCAGCGCATCATCAATGTGCTGGTCGGGTTGGTGATGTGGTGTATCGCGTTTCAACTGGCAAAAGAAGGTGTTACGCACGTGCATGCCCTGTTCAACTAA
- a CDS encoding DUF2877 domain-containing protein, with protein sequence MMRMAMASAGLDRLAEGRWTLHSRFTQAVNFSHASGELLTFYRYGKGMGPAGILLSTRDFARLATVMAFEKQGQTLFINGIPLSARRKLTLTITPTRLALADLSSFHAVSGLCGPLHQLSLDAPPCQSLLRGLQRWSCGEKPDWLSLTGLGPGLTPSGDDMLVGAMAVLFASQFSSHIQQHPFLPSADQLALLTTSVSCSYLNSARVGAFSSPVLRVVRHLQHGRDPRSAIRRLLTVGHTSGADMLAGMVVALKWLQVSPRRSKHARSGNDSYIYPGSGDGELFPRRQFTTQNARRD encoded by the coding sequence ATGATGAGAATGGCAATGGCGTCGGCAGGGTTGGATCGCCTTGCTGAGGGGCGATGGACACTGCACAGTCGTTTCACCCAGGCGGTCAATTTCAGTCACGCCAGCGGAGAATTGCTGACTTTTTACCGCTACGGAAAAGGCATGGGACCGGCGGGCATATTGCTTTCCACGCGCGATTTCGCCCGGCTTGCCACGGTGATGGCGTTTGAAAAACAGGGGCAGACATTGTTCATCAACGGCATACCGCTCAGTGCCCGACGCAAGCTGACGCTGACCATCACGCCCACCCGACTCGCGCTTGCGGATCTCTCTTCGTTTCACGCGGTCAGCGGCTTATGTGGCCCGTTGCATCAGCTATCTCTCGACGCACCGCCATGTCAGTCTCTTCTGCGGGGGTTGCAGCGCTGGTCTTGTGGAGAAAAACCTGACTGGCTATCGTTGACAGGATTAGGGCCTGGCTTAACGCCCAGTGGCGATGACATGTTAGTGGGGGCGATGGCCGTGCTGTTTGCTTCACAATTTTCATCACACATTCAGCAACATCCCTTTTTACCCTCTGCCGATCAACTCGCATTATTAACAACGTCGGTAAGCTGTAGCTATCTTAACAGTGCACGCGTTGGGGCGTTTTCCTCGCCAGTGTTACGCGTTGTGCGCCATTTACAACACGGGCGCGACCCGCGATCGGCTATCCGGCGTTTGCTGACCGTCGGGCATACTTCGGGGGCGGATATGCTGGCGGGAATGGTGGTTGCGCTGAAATGGTTACAGGTGAGTCCGCGCAGGAGTAAGCATGCTCGATCAGGAAACGATTCGTACATTTATCCGGGTAGCGGAGACGGAGAGCTTTTCCCGCGCCGCCAGTTCACTACACAAAACGCCCGCCGCGATTAG
- the serA gene encoding phosphoglycerate dehydrogenase, which produces MAKVSLEKDKIKFLLVEGVHQKALDNLRAAGYTNIEFHKGALDNEQLKASIRDAHFIGLRSRTHLTEEVFQAAEKLVAVGCFCIGTNQVDLNAAAKRGIPVFNAPFSNTRSVAELVIGELLLLLRGVPEANAKAHRGVWNKQAVGSFEARGKKLGIIGYGHIGTQLGILAESLGMHVYFYDIENKLPLGNATQVQHLSDLLNMSDVVTLHVPENASTKNMMGQKELALMKPGALLINAARGTVVDIPALCEALASKHLAGAAIDVFPTEPATNSDPFVSPLSEFDNVILTPHIGGSTQEAQENIGLEVAGKLTKYSDNGSTLSAVNFPEVSLPLHGGRRLLHIHENRPGVLTAINQIFAEQGVNIAAQYLQTNAQMGYVVIDIEADEDVAEKALLSMKAIPGTIRARLLF; this is translated from the coding sequence ATGGCTAAGGTATCACTGGAAAAAGACAAGATTAAGTTTCTGTTGGTCGAAGGGGTGCACCAGAAGGCGCTGGATAACCTGCGTGCGGCTGGCTACACCAACATCGAATTTCATAAAGGCGCGCTTGATAACGAGCAACTGAAGGCGTCGATCCGTGATGCGCATTTCATCGGCCTGCGATCCCGTACGCACCTGACGGAAGAGGTTTTCCAGGCGGCAGAAAAACTGGTCGCTGTGGGTTGTTTCTGTATCGGCACCAACCAGGTGGATCTCAACGCGGCGGCAAAACGTGGTATCCCGGTATTCAACGCGCCATTCTCGAACACGCGTTCCGTGGCGGAACTGGTGATTGGCGAGCTACTGCTGCTATTGCGCGGCGTGCCGGAAGCGAACGCAAAAGCGCATCGCGGCGTGTGGAACAAACAGGCCGTTGGCAGCTTCGAAGCGCGTGGGAAAAAACTCGGCATCATCGGCTACGGCCATATCGGTACGCAGCTGGGTATTCTGGCGGAATCGCTGGGGATGCATGTCTATTTCTATGATATTGAAAACAAACTACCGCTGGGTAACGCCACTCAGGTTCAGCACCTTTCTGATCTGCTGAACATGAGCGATGTGGTCACGCTGCATGTGCCGGAAAACGCCTCCACCAAAAACATGATGGGGCAAAAAGAGCTGGCGCTGATGAAACCGGGCGCGTTGCTGATTAACGCCGCGCGCGGTACCGTGGTCGACATTCCGGCGCTGTGTGAGGCGCTGGCGAGCAAGCACCTGGCCGGGGCGGCGATTGACGTCTTCCCGACAGAACCCGCCACCAACAGCGATCCATTCGTATCGCCGCTGAGCGAGTTCGATAACGTGATCCTGACACCGCACATCGGCGGCTCCACCCAGGAAGCACAGGAAAACATCGGCCTGGAAGTGGCAGGCAAGCTGACGAAGTACTCCGACAACGGCTCTACGCTGTCGGCCGTCAACTTCCCCGAAGTGTCTTTGCCGCTGCATGGCGGTCGTCGTCTGCTGCACATTCACGAAAATCGTCCGGGCGTGCTGACGGCCATCAACCAGATCTTCGCTGAGCAGGGCGTCAACATTGCCGCACAGTACCTGCAAACTAACGCGCAGATGGGCTACGTAGTTATCGACATCGAAGCGGATGAAGACGTGGCGGAAAAAGCGTTGCTGAGCATGAAGGCCATTCCAGGGACTATTCGCGCACGTTTACTGTTCTGA